From the genome of bacterium, one region includes:
- a CDS encoding ribonuclease H-like domain-containing protein, translating into MDLRSRLARFGSPATAHPDDARLDDARPTGPPDDAALAALGFESIPSPAGLVRVRSVLLRAASPGPLAPLIPVLTAPLPADVTADRILLLDTETTGLAGGTGTLAFLVGTAWWEEGGLRVRQYLLASPSAEDALLGSLAELAARFAVVVTYNGQTFDLPLLRTRGILCRRRDLLADLAGLDLLPAARRLWGRRLPDCRQTTVETAVGCDHRGAGDIPGHLIPAAWWGFVRRGETDALREVCDHNVWDLQGMAAILDAATARSRLLGAPTTSAPPESCGPLPWQDAWSLARLCERRPDEPAAGRAAAAAWIVAALPGAAEADAPPRFYADAVRILKRVRDWERVAALLAECARQHGPQPWTHLEAAILYEHRLGDLRRALAHARALGDAHRAARLRARIGE; encoded by the coding sequence GTGGACCTGCGCAGCCGGCTGGCCCGCTTCGGCTCCCCGGCGACGGCCCACCCTGACGACGCCCGCCTCGACGACGCCCGCCCAACCGGCCCGCCCGACGACGCGGCGCTGGCCGCCCTCGGTTTCGAGTCGATCCCTTCGCCCGCGGGTCTTGTCCGCGTCCGTTCGGTCCTGTTGCGGGCGGCGTCTCCCGGCCCCCTCGCCCCGCTGATCCCGGTGCTGACGGCGCCGCTCCCGGCGGACGTGACGGCCGACCGCATCCTGCTGCTGGACACCGAGACCACCGGCCTCGCCGGCGGCACGGGCACCCTGGCCTTCCTGGTGGGGACCGCCTGGTGGGAAGAGGGCGGCCTGCGCGTCCGGCAGTACCTGCTGGCCTCGCCCTCGGCCGAGGACGCGCTGCTCGGGAGCCTGGCGGAACTCGCGGCCCGCTTCGCGGTGGTGGTGACCTACAACGGGCAGACCTTCGACCTGCCGCTGCTGCGCACGCGGGGCATCCTGTGCCGTCGTCGCGACCTGCTCGCGGACCTCGCCGGCCTGGACCTGCTGCCGGCTGCTCGCCGTCTGTGGGGCCGGCGCCTGCCGGATTGCCGCCAGACGACCGTCGAGACCGCGGTCGGCTGCGACCACCGCGGCGCGGGGGACATCCCCGGCCACCTCATCCCCGCCGCCTGGTGGGGCTTCGTGCGCCGGGGCGAGACCGACGCCCTGCGCGAGGTCTGCGACCACAACGTCTGGGACCTGCAGGGCATGGCCGCCATCCTCGACGCCGCCACCGCGCGTTCGCGCCTGCTGGGCGCGCCGACCACCTCTGCGCCCCCCGAGTCGTGCGGCCCCCTGCCCTGGCAGGACGCCTGGTCGCTGGCGCGCCTCTGCGAGCGACGGCCCGACGAGCCGGCGGCGGGGAGGGCCGCAGCCGCGGCCTGGATCGTCGCCGCGCTGCCGGGTGCGGCGGAGGCGGACGCCCCGCCGCGCTTCTACGCGGACGCTGTCCGCATCCTCAAGCGGGTGCGCGACTGGGAGCGCGTCGCGGCGCTGCTGGCGGAGTGCGCGCGGCAGCACGGCCCCCAGCCTTGGACCCATCTCGAGGCGGCGATCCTCTACGAGCACCGGCTCGGCGATCTCCGGCGGGCACTGGCGCACGCGCGCGCGCTGGGCGACGCCCACCGCGCGGCCCGCCTGCGCGCCAGGATCGGCGAATGA